From Gallus gallus isolate bGalGal1 chromosome 14, bGalGal1.mat.broiler.GRCg7b, whole genome shotgun sequence, one genomic window encodes:
- the PARN gene encoding poly(A)-specific ribonuclease PARN isoform 2 (isoform 2 is encoded by transcript variant 2), which produces MEVIRSNFKDNLSKVYEAIEEADFLAIDGEFSGISDGPSVSALTNGFDTPEERYQKLKKHSMDFLLFQFGLCTFKYDHTEEKSSPDVKFVCQSSSIDFLANQGFDFNKVFRNGIPYLNQEEERQLREQYDEKRSQANGAGSLSYISPNATKCPVVIPEDQKKIIDKIVEQIEEFLKNEENESLELEPCTGFQRKLIYQTLSWKYPKGIHVETLESDKERYIVISKVDEEERKRREQQKQAKEQEELNDAVGFSRVVHAIANSGKLVIGHNMLLDVMHTIHQFYCPLPDDLSEFKEVTSCVFPRLLDTKLMASTQPFKDIINNTSLAELEKRLKEVPFSPPKVESAEGFPSYDTASEQLHEAGYDAYITGLCFISMANFLGSFLSPPKNHVSARSKLIEPFFNKLFLMRVMDIPYLNLQGPDLQPKRDHVLHVTFPKEWKTSDLYQLFSAFGNIQVSWIDDTSAFVSLSQPEQVQIAVNTSRYAESYRIQTYAEYVEKKHEEKRAKRKCTEDSWKEMERKRLKTQGSPYISQSRYYCINSFTGTSIVGKRSMSPIQEETGPDNLEEEGVPEDQTNSYAESPPDVKKRAKRFKKIKSEQVSAGGLTSNSTEIFEVPETW; this is translated from the exons ATGGAGGTGATCAGAAGCA ATTTTAAGGATAATCTAAGCAAAGTGTACGAAGCTATCGAGGAAGCGGACTTCCTGGCCATTGATGGGGAGTTCTCAG GGATCAGCGATGGGCCTTCTGTTAGTGCATTAACCAATGGCTTTGACACACCAGAAGAACGGTATCAGAAACTTAAAAAG CATTCCATGGattttttgctctttcagtTTGGCCTTTGCACTTTTAAATATGACCACACGGAAGAGAA AAGTTCACCGGATGTCAAGTTTGTCTGTCAG aGTTCAAGCATAGATTTTTTAGCAAACCAAGGATTTGATTTTAATAAAGTTTTTCGCAATG GAATTCCATATTTAAatcaggaagaggaaagacagCTAAGGGAACAGTATGATGAAAAGCGTTCTCAGGCCAATGGTGCAGGATCTCTCTCCTATATTTCTCCTAATGCCACAAAATGTCCTGTTGTAATTCCtgaagatcagaaaaaaatcattgatAAAATAGT ggAACAAATAGAAGAGTTtttaaagaatgaagaaaatgaaagtttgGAACTGGAGCCGTGTACAGG ATTTCAGAGGAAATTAATTTACCAGACCTTGAGCTGGAA gTATCCAAAAGGTATCCATGTTGAAACCCTGGAGTCAGATAAG GAGAGGTATATTGTTATCAGTAAGGTAGATGAAGAGGAAcgaaaaagaagagaacagcagaaacaaGCAAAGGAACAG GAAGAACTGAATGATGCAGTAGGATTTTCCAGAGTTGTTCATGCCATTGCAAATTCT GGCAAACTTGTTATTGGGCACAACATGTTGCTAGATGTTATGCATACTATACACCAGTTCTATTGTCCTCTACCTGAT GACCTAAGTGAATTCAAAGAAGTAACGTCATGTGTCTTTCCCCG GCTATTGGATACTAAGCTGATGGCAAGTACGCAACCTTTTAAG GACATCATTAATAATACATCCCTTGCAGAACTGGAAAAGCGCTTAAAAGAGGTTCCATTCAGCCCTCCTAAAGTTG aaagtGCAGAAGGGTTTCCAAGTTATGATACAGCTTCTGAACAGCTTCATGAAGCGGGATATGATGCTTACATTACTGGACTATGCTTCATCTCCATGGCTAACTTTCTAG GTTCGTTCCTTAGTCCTCCGAAAAATCACGTGTCTGCTAGGTCAAAACTCATCGAACCTTTTTTTAACAA GCTATTTCTAATGAGAGTAATGGACATACCATATCTGAATTTGCAAGGACCAGACT TGCAGCCAAAACGAGATCATGTTCTTCATGTCACTTTTCCCAAAGAGTGGAAGACTAGTGACCTTTACCAGCTTTTTAGTGCCTTTG GTAACATTCAGGTTTCATGGATTGATGATACATCAGCGTTTGTATCATTGAGCCAGCCAGAACAAGTACAAATAG CTGTAAATACCAGCAGATACGCTGAAAGTTACAGGATCCAGACATATGCAGAGTATGTTGagaaaaaacatgaagaaaagcgagcaaagagaaaatgtacaGAAGATAGTTGGaaggagatggagagaaaaCGGTTGAAAACTCAAGGTTCACCTTACATTTCCCAGAGTCGATACTACTGTATTAACAG ttttacagGCACCAGTATAGTGGGAAAGAGAAGTATGAGTCCTATTCAGGAAGAAACTGGTCCTGACAATTTGGAAGAGGAAGGGGTTCCAGAAGATCAGACAAACTCCTATGCGGAGTCCCCTCCAGATGTTAAGAAGAGAGCCAAAAGGTTCAAAAAAATCAAGAGCGAACAAGTTTCAGCAG GAGGCCTCACAAGTAATTCCACTGAAATTTTTGAAGTCCCTGAAACATGGTAG
- the PARN gene encoding poly(A)-specific ribonuclease PARN isoform 5 (isoform 5 is encoded by transcript variant 5), with the protein MDFLLFQFGLCTFKYDHTEEKYIMKSFNFYIFPKPFNRSSPDVKFVCQSSSIDFLANQGFDFNKVFRNGIPYLNQEEERQLREQYDEKRSQANGAGSLSYISPNATKCPVVIPEDQKKIIDKIVEQIEEFLKNEENESLELEPCTGFQRKLIYQTLSWKYPKGIHVETLESDKKERYIVISKVDEEERKRREQQKQAKEQEELNDAVGFSRVVHAIANSGKLVIGHNMLLDVMHTIHQFYCPLPDDLSEFKEVTSCVFPRLLDTKLMASTQPFKDIINNTSLAELEKRLKEVPFSPPKVESAEGFPSYDTASEQLHEAGYDAYITGLCFISMANFLGSFLSPPKNHVSARSKLIEPFFNKLFLMRVMDIPYLNLQGPDLQPKRDHVLHVTFPKEWKTSDLYQLFSAFGNIQVSWIDDTSAFVSLSQPEQVQIAVNTSRYAESYRIQTYAEYVEKKHEEKRAKRKCTEDSWKEMERKRLKTQGSPYISQSRYYCINSFTGTSIVGKRSMSPIQEETGPDNLEEEGVPEDQTNSYAESPPDVKKRAKRFKKIKSEQVSAGGLTSNSTEIFEVPETW; encoded by the exons ATGGattttttgctctttcagtTTGGCCTTTGCACTTTTAAATATGACCACACGGAAGAGAA GTATATTATGAAGTCATttaatttctatatttttccaAAACCCTTTAACAGAAGTTCACCGGATGTCAAGTTTGTCTGTCAG aGTTCAAGCATAGATTTTTTAGCAAACCAAGGATTTGATTTTAATAAAGTTTTTCGCAATG GAATTCCATATTTAAatcaggaagaggaaagacagCTAAGGGAACAGTATGATGAAAAGCGTTCTCAGGCCAATGGTGCAGGATCTCTCTCCTATATTTCTCCTAATGCCACAAAATGTCCTGTTGTAATTCCtgaagatcagaaaaaaatcattgatAAAATAGT ggAACAAATAGAAGAGTTtttaaagaatgaagaaaatgaaagtttgGAACTGGAGCCGTGTACAGG ATTTCAGAGGAAATTAATTTACCAGACCTTGAGCTGGAA gTATCCAAAAGGTATCCATGTTGAAACCCTGGAGTCAGATAAG AAGGAGAGGTATATTGTTATCAGTAAGGTAGATGAAGAGGAAcgaaaaagaagagaacagcagaaacaaGCAAAGGAACAG GAAGAACTGAATGATGCAGTAGGATTTTCCAGAGTTGTTCATGCCATTGCAAATTCT GGCAAACTTGTTATTGGGCACAACATGTTGCTAGATGTTATGCATACTATACACCAGTTCTATTGTCCTCTACCTGAT GACCTAAGTGAATTCAAAGAAGTAACGTCATGTGTCTTTCCCCG GCTATTGGATACTAAGCTGATGGCAAGTACGCAACCTTTTAAG GACATCATTAATAATACATCCCTTGCAGAACTGGAAAAGCGCTTAAAAGAGGTTCCATTCAGCCCTCCTAAAGTTG aaagtGCAGAAGGGTTTCCAAGTTATGATACAGCTTCTGAACAGCTTCATGAAGCGGGATATGATGCTTACATTACTGGACTATGCTTCATCTCCATGGCTAACTTTCTAG GTTCGTTCCTTAGTCCTCCGAAAAATCACGTGTCTGCTAGGTCAAAACTCATCGAACCTTTTTTTAACAA GCTATTTCTAATGAGAGTAATGGACATACCATATCTGAATTTGCAAGGACCAGACT TGCAGCCAAAACGAGATCATGTTCTTCATGTCACTTTTCCCAAAGAGTGGAAGACTAGTGACCTTTACCAGCTTTTTAGTGCCTTTG GTAACATTCAGGTTTCATGGATTGATGATACATCAGCGTTTGTATCATTGAGCCAGCCAGAACAAGTACAAATAG CTGTAAATACCAGCAGATACGCTGAAAGTTACAGGATCCAGACATATGCAGAGTATGTTGagaaaaaacatgaagaaaagcgagcaaagagaaaatgtacaGAAGATAGTTGGaaggagatggagagaaaaCGGTTGAAAACTCAAGGTTCACCTTACATTTCCCAGAGTCGATACTACTGTATTAACAG ttttacagGCACCAGTATAGTGGGAAAGAGAAGTATGAGTCCTATTCAGGAAGAAACTGGTCCTGACAATTTGGAAGAGGAAGGGGTTCCAGAAGATCAGACAAACTCCTATGCGGAGTCCCCTCCAGATGTTAAGAAGAGAGCCAAAAGGTTCAAAAAAATCAAGAGCGAACAAGTTTCAGCAG GAGGCCTCACAAGTAATTCCACTGAAATTTTTGAAGTCCCTGAAACATGGTAG
- the PARN gene encoding poly(A)-specific ribonuclease PARN isoform 3 (isoform 3 is encoded by transcript variant 3): MEVIRSNFKDNLSKVYEAIEEADFLAIDGEFSGISDGPSVSALTNGFDTPEERYQKLKKHSMDFLLFQFGLCTFKYDHTEEKYIMKSFNFYIFPKPFNRSSPDVKFVCQSSSIDFLANQGFDFNKVFRNGIPYLNQEEERQLREQYDEKRSQANGAGSLSYISPNATKCPVVIPEDQKKIIDKIVEQIEEFLKNEENESLELEPCTGFQRKLIYQTLSWKYPKGIHVETLESDKKERYIVISKVDEEERKRREQQKQAKEQEELNDAVGFSRVVHAIANSGKLVIGHNMLLDVMHTIHQFYCPLPDDLSEFKEVTSCVFPRLLDTKLMASTQPFKDIINNTSLAELEKRLKEVPFSPPKVGSFLSPPKNHVSARSKLIEPFFNKLFLMRVMDIPYLNLQGPDLQPKRDHVLHVTFPKEWKTSDLYQLFSAFGNIQVSWIDDTSAFVSLSQPEQVQIAVNTSRYAESYRIQTYAEYVEKKHEEKRAKRKCTEDSWKEMERKRLKTQGSPYISQSRYYCINSFTGTSIVGKRSMSPIQEETGPDNLEEEGVPEDQTNSYAESPPDVKKRAKRFKKIKSEQVSAGGLTSNSTEIFEVPETW; this comes from the exons ATGGAGGTGATCAGAAGCA ATTTTAAGGATAATCTAAGCAAAGTGTACGAAGCTATCGAGGAAGCGGACTTCCTGGCCATTGATGGGGAGTTCTCAG GGATCAGCGATGGGCCTTCTGTTAGTGCATTAACCAATGGCTTTGACACACCAGAAGAACGGTATCAGAAACTTAAAAAG CATTCCATGGattttttgctctttcagtTTGGCCTTTGCACTTTTAAATATGACCACACGGAAGAGAA GTATATTATGAAGTCATttaatttctatatttttccaAAACCCTTTAACAGAAGTTCACCGGATGTCAAGTTTGTCTGTCAG aGTTCAAGCATAGATTTTTTAGCAAACCAAGGATTTGATTTTAATAAAGTTTTTCGCAATG GAATTCCATATTTAAatcaggaagaggaaagacagCTAAGGGAACAGTATGATGAAAAGCGTTCTCAGGCCAATGGTGCAGGATCTCTCTCCTATATTTCTCCTAATGCCACAAAATGTCCTGTTGTAATTCCtgaagatcagaaaaaaatcattgatAAAATAGT ggAACAAATAGAAGAGTTtttaaagaatgaagaaaatgaaagtttgGAACTGGAGCCGTGTACAGG ATTTCAGAGGAAATTAATTTACCAGACCTTGAGCTGGAA gTATCCAAAAGGTATCCATGTTGAAACCCTGGAGTCAGATAAG AAGGAGAGGTATATTGTTATCAGTAAGGTAGATGAAGAGGAAcgaaaaagaagagaacagcagaaacaaGCAAAGGAACAG GAAGAACTGAATGATGCAGTAGGATTTTCCAGAGTTGTTCATGCCATTGCAAATTCT GGCAAACTTGTTATTGGGCACAACATGTTGCTAGATGTTATGCATACTATACACCAGTTCTATTGTCCTCTACCTGAT GACCTAAGTGAATTCAAAGAAGTAACGTCATGTGTCTTTCCCCG GCTATTGGATACTAAGCTGATGGCAAGTACGCAACCTTTTAAG GACATCATTAATAATACATCCCTTGCAGAACTGGAAAAGCGCTTAAAAGAGGTTCCATTCAGCCCTCCTAAAGTTG GTTCGTTCCTTAGTCCTCCGAAAAATCACGTGTCTGCTAGGTCAAAACTCATCGAACCTTTTTTTAACAA GCTATTTCTAATGAGAGTAATGGACATACCATATCTGAATTTGCAAGGACCAGACT TGCAGCCAAAACGAGATCATGTTCTTCATGTCACTTTTCCCAAAGAGTGGAAGACTAGTGACCTTTACCAGCTTTTTAGTGCCTTTG GTAACATTCAGGTTTCATGGATTGATGATACATCAGCGTTTGTATCATTGAGCCAGCCAGAACAAGTACAAATAG CTGTAAATACCAGCAGATACGCTGAAAGTTACAGGATCCAGACATATGCAGAGTATGTTGagaaaaaacatgaagaaaagcgagcaaagagaaaatgtacaGAAGATAGTTGGaaggagatggagagaaaaCGGTTGAAAACTCAAGGTTCACCTTACATTTCCCAGAGTCGATACTACTGTATTAACAG ttttacagGCACCAGTATAGTGGGAAAGAGAAGTATGAGTCCTATTCAGGAAGAAACTGGTCCTGACAATTTGGAAGAGGAAGGGGTTCCAGAAGATCAGACAAACTCCTATGCGGAGTCCCCTCCAGATGTTAAGAAGAGAGCCAAAAGGTTCAAAAAAATCAAGAGCGAACAAGTTTCAGCAG GAGGCCTCACAAGTAATTCCACTGAAATTTTTGAAGTCCCTGAAACATGGTAG
- the PARN gene encoding poly(A)-specific ribonuclease PARN isoform 1 (isoform 1 is encoded by transcript variant 1), whose translation MEVIRSNFKDNLSKVYEAIEEADFLAIDGEFSGISDGPSVSALTNGFDTPEERYQKLKKHSMDFLLFQFGLCTFKYDHTEEKYIMKSFNFYIFPKPFNRSSPDVKFVCQSSSIDFLANQGFDFNKVFRNGIPYLNQEEERQLREQYDEKRSQANGAGSLSYISPNATKCPVVIPEDQKKIIDKIVEQIEEFLKNEENESLELEPCTGFQRKLIYQTLSWKYPKGIHVETLESDKKERYIVISKVDEEERKRREQQKQAKEQEELNDAVGFSRVVHAIANSGKLVIGHNMLLDVMHTIHQFYCPLPDDLSEFKEVTSCVFPRLLDTKLMASTQPFKDIINNTSLAELEKRLKEVPFSPPKVESAEGFPSYDTASEQLHEAGYDAYITGLCFISMANFLGSFLSPPKNHVSARSKLIEPFFNKLFLMRVMDIPYLNLQGPDLQPKRDHVLHVTFPKEWKTSDLYQLFSAFGNIQVSWIDDTSAFVSLSQPEQVQIAVNTSRYAESYRIQTYAEYVEKKHEEKRAKRKCTEDSWKEMERKRLKTQGSPYISQSRYYCINSFTGTSIVGKRSMSPIQEETGPDNLEEEGVPEDQTNSYAESPPDVKKRAKRFKKIKSEQVSAGGLTSNSTEIFEVPETW comes from the exons ATGGAGGTGATCAGAAGCA ATTTTAAGGATAATCTAAGCAAAGTGTACGAAGCTATCGAGGAAGCGGACTTCCTGGCCATTGATGGGGAGTTCTCAG GGATCAGCGATGGGCCTTCTGTTAGTGCATTAACCAATGGCTTTGACACACCAGAAGAACGGTATCAGAAACTTAAAAAG CATTCCATGGattttttgctctttcagtTTGGCCTTTGCACTTTTAAATATGACCACACGGAAGAGAA GTATATTATGAAGTCATttaatttctatatttttccaAAACCCTTTAACAGAAGTTCACCGGATGTCAAGTTTGTCTGTCAG aGTTCAAGCATAGATTTTTTAGCAAACCAAGGATTTGATTTTAATAAAGTTTTTCGCAATG GAATTCCATATTTAAatcaggaagaggaaagacagCTAAGGGAACAGTATGATGAAAAGCGTTCTCAGGCCAATGGTGCAGGATCTCTCTCCTATATTTCTCCTAATGCCACAAAATGTCCTGTTGTAATTCCtgaagatcagaaaaaaatcattgatAAAATAGT ggAACAAATAGAAGAGTTtttaaagaatgaagaaaatgaaagtttgGAACTGGAGCCGTGTACAGG ATTTCAGAGGAAATTAATTTACCAGACCTTGAGCTGGAA gTATCCAAAAGGTATCCATGTTGAAACCCTGGAGTCAGATAAG AAGGAGAGGTATATTGTTATCAGTAAGGTAGATGAAGAGGAAcgaaaaagaagagaacagcagaaacaaGCAAAGGAACAG GAAGAACTGAATGATGCAGTAGGATTTTCCAGAGTTGTTCATGCCATTGCAAATTCT GGCAAACTTGTTATTGGGCACAACATGTTGCTAGATGTTATGCATACTATACACCAGTTCTATTGTCCTCTACCTGAT GACCTAAGTGAATTCAAAGAAGTAACGTCATGTGTCTTTCCCCG GCTATTGGATACTAAGCTGATGGCAAGTACGCAACCTTTTAAG GACATCATTAATAATACATCCCTTGCAGAACTGGAAAAGCGCTTAAAAGAGGTTCCATTCAGCCCTCCTAAAGTTG aaagtGCAGAAGGGTTTCCAAGTTATGATACAGCTTCTGAACAGCTTCATGAAGCGGGATATGATGCTTACATTACTGGACTATGCTTCATCTCCATGGCTAACTTTCTAG GTTCGTTCCTTAGTCCTCCGAAAAATCACGTGTCTGCTAGGTCAAAACTCATCGAACCTTTTTTTAACAA GCTATTTCTAATGAGAGTAATGGACATACCATATCTGAATTTGCAAGGACCAGACT TGCAGCCAAAACGAGATCATGTTCTTCATGTCACTTTTCCCAAAGAGTGGAAGACTAGTGACCTTTACCAGCTTTTTAGTGCCTTTG GTAACATTCAGGTTTCATGGATTGATGATACATCAGCGTTTGTATCATTGAGCCAGCCAGAACAAGTACAAATAG CTGTAAATACCAGCAGATACGCTGAAAGTTACAGGATCCAGACATATGCAGAGTATGTTGagaaaaaacatgaagaaaagcgagcaaagagaaaatgtacaGAAGATAGTTGGaaggagatggagagaaaaCGGTTGAAAACTCAAGGTTCACCTTACATTTCCCAGAGTCGATACTACTGTATTAACAG ttttacagGCACCAGTATAGTGGGAAAGAGAAGTATGAGTCCTATTCAGGAAGAAACTGGTCCTGACAATTTGGAAGAGGAAGGGGTTCCAGAAGATCAGACAAACTCCTATGCGGAGTCCCCTCCAGATGTTAAGAAGAGAGCCAAAAGGTTCAAAAAAATCAAGAGCGAACAAGTTTCAGCAG GAGGCCTCACAAGTAATTCCACTGAAATTTTTGAAGTCCCTGAAACATGGTAG
- the PARN gene encoding poly(A)-specific ribonuclease PARN isoform 4 (isoform 4 is encoded by transcript variant 4) yields MEVIRSNFKDNLSKVYEAIEEADFLAIDGEFSGISDGPSVSALTNGFDTPEERYQKLKKHSMDFLLFQFGLCTFKYDHTEEKSSPDVKFVCQSSSIDFLANQGFDFNKVFRNGIPYLNQEEERQLREQYDEKRSQANGAGSLSYISPNATKCPVVIPEDQKKIIDKIVEQIEEFLKNEENESLELEPCTGFQRKLIYQTLSWKYPKGIHVETLESDKKERYIVISKVDEEERKRREQQKQAKEQEELNDAVGFSRVVHAIANSGKLVIGHNMLLDVMHTIHQFYCPLPDDLSEFKEVTSCVFPRLLDTKLMASTQPFKDIINNTSLAELEKRLKEVPFSPPKVGSFLSPPKNHVSARSKLIEPFFNKLFLMRVMDIPYLNLQGPDLQPKRDHVLHVTFPKEWKTSDLYQLFSAFGNIQVSWIDDTSAFVSLSQPEQVQIAVNTSRYAESYRIQTYAEYVEKKHEEKRAKRKCTEDSWKEMERKRLKTQGSPYISQSRYYCINSFTGTSIVGKRSMSPIQEETGPDNLEEEGVPEDQTNSYAESPPDVKKRAKRFKKIKSEQVSAGGLTSNSTEIFEVPETW; encoded by the exons ATGGAGGTGATCAGAAGCA ATTTTAAGGATAATCTAAGCAAAGTGTACGAAGCTATCGAGGAAGCGGACTTCCTGGCCATTGATGGGGAGTTCTCAG GGATCAGCGATGGGCCTTCTGTTAGTGCATTAACCAATGGCTTTGACACACCAGAAGAACGGTATCAGAAACTTAAAAAG CATTCCATGGattttttgctctttcagtTTGGCCTTTGCACTTTTAAATATGACCACACGGAAGAGAA AAGTTCACCGGATGTCAAGTTTGTCTGTCAG aGTTCAAGCATAGATTTTTTAGCAAACCAAGGATTTGATTTTAATAAAGTTTTTCGCAATG GAATTCCATATTTAAatcaggaagaggaaagacagCTAAGGGAACAGTATGATGAAAAGCGTTCTCAGGCCAATGGTGCAGGATCTCTCTCCTATATTTCTCCTAATGCCACAAAATGTCCTGTTGTAATTCCtgaagatcagaaaaaaatcattgatAAAATAGT ggAACAAATAGAAGAGTTtttaaagaatgaagaaaatgaaagtttgGAACTGGAGCCGTGTACAGG ATTTCAGAGGAAATTAATTTACCAGACCTTGAGCTGGAA gTATCCAAAAGGTATCCATGTTGAAACCCTGGAGTCAGATAAG AAGGAGAGGTATATTGTTATCAGTAAGGTAGATGAAGAGGAAcgaaaaagaagagaacagcagaaacaaGCAAAGGAACAG GAAGAACTGAATGATGCAGTAGGATTTTCCAGAGTTGTTCATGCCATTGCAAATTCT GGCAAACTTGTTATTGGGCACAACATGTTGCTAGATGTTATGCATACTATACACCAGTTCTATTGTCCTCTACCTGAT GACCTAAGTGAATTCAAAGAAGTAACGTCATGTGTCTTTCCCCG GCTATTGGATACTAAGCTGATGGCAAGTACGCAACCTTTTAAG GACATCATTAATAATACATCCCTTGCAGAACTGGAAAAGCGCTTAAAAGAGGTTCCATTCAGCCCTCCTAAAGTTG GTTCGTTCCTTAGTCCTCCGAAAAATCACGTGTCTGCTAGGTCAAAACTCATCGAACCTTTTTTTAACAA GCTATTTCTAATGAGAGTAATGGACATACCATATCTGAATTTGCAAGGACCAGACT TGCAGCCAAAACGAGATCATGTTCTTCATGTCACTTTTCCCAAAGAGTGGAAGACTAGTGACCTTTACCAGCTTTTTAGTGCCTTTG GTAACATTCAGGTTTCATGGATTGATGATACATCAGCGTTTGTATCATTGAGCCAGCCAGAACAAGTACAAATAG CTGTAAATACCAGCAGATACGCTGAAAGTTACAGGATCCAGACATATGCAGAGTATGTTGagaaaaaacatgaagaaaagcgagcaaagagaaaatgtacaGAAGATAGTTGGaaggagatggagagaaaaCGGTTGAAAACTCAAGGTTCACCTTACATTTCCCAGAGTCGATACTACTGTATTAACAG ttttacagGCACCAGTATAGTGGGAAAGAGAAGTATGAGTCCTATTCAGGAAGAAACTGGTCCTGACAATTTGGAAGAGGAAGGGGTTCCAGAAGATCAGACAAACTCCTATGCGGAGTCCCCTCCAGATGTTAAGAAGAGAGCCAAAAGGTTCAAAAAAATCAAGAGCGAACAAGTTTCAGCAG GAGGCCTCACAAGTAATTCCACTGAAATTTTTGAAGTCCCTGAAACATGGTAG